CCACCAATGGGCAGGTTCTTATTCTTGGCTGACTCCGTTAGGAACAATGCCTTCATCTCCGCTAGCTTCTTAGGGTTGACCTTCGCTAGGTCGTTCGACTGGCTCCAGTCTTCTTCGATGTTAAACAGCTCCCATTTGTCGGTCAACGGCGACCACTCTCGAATCCCCGGCGGAATGCCGCCCACCCAGGGTTCGCGCGGGCCACGCGCAGATGCGAACCACCCATCGTGATAGACGCCGCGGCTTGCCATGATGTCAAAGAACTGGGTGTGCCGTCTTCCCTCCGCATTCGGATCATTTAGTGAGTAAGCCATGCTGAGGCCATCAATTGGATCTTGCGTGAAACCGTTGACGACTTGAGGGAGCGAGATATCCAGCAAATCGTAGATAGTTGGTGCGATATCGACAACGTGATGAAATTGGGAACGTGCGACTTTGTCGGTTTTCAACCTGGCGGGCCAGGAGACGGCCATCGGCTGCCGCGTGCCCCCAAAGTAGGCCCCCTGCAATTTGGTGCCTCGATACGGCGTACTCCCCGCCCAGGCCCAGCCAGCATGATACATGTTGTCCGTCTTGGGGCCGCCGAGTGCATCCAATCCGCCCAATTCTTCGAGTGCATCCAAGTGCTGAGAGATCTTGGTCTGAATCCCGTTCTGGGTCAGTTGCTCGCTGATCGTGCCGTAGAGCCCTTCCGCAGAAGAGCCGTTGTCGCCCCAAATGTACAGAACCAGCGTGTTATCCAGCCGCTCTTGTCGCTCGAGTTCATCAATGATCCGCCCCACCTGTGCGTCGGCGTGTTCGGTGAAGCCAGCAAAGATCTCCATTAACCGACGCTGGAAAGGCTTTTCGTCTTCTGGGATTGATTCCCACGAAGCCATCGATTCCATCCGTGGCGTTAACTGTGTGCCTTCTGGTATCCAACCGAGTTTTTTCTGGTTCGCAAAGACCCGCTCTCGGTAAGTGTCCCAGCCATCATCAAACTTTCCATTGTACTTGTCAGCCCATTCTTTTGACACTTGATGTGGACCATGCGATGCACCAGGTGCCCAGTACATGAAAAACGGCTTGTCAGGCGCGTAGGTTTTCTGGTCTCGAAGCCAAGTGATCGCATCGTCGGCGAGATCTTCGGACAAGTGATAATGATCGTTTCCGCCACTGGTCTCTGGGCGTTCGACGTAGTTGGTGTTCCGAACCATTGTAGGTTCGTACTGAGAGGCTTCCCCCGCCAAAAAACCATAGAAGTATTCAAAGCCGTAACCCGTCGGCCAGTACTCGAATGGTCCCTTATTCGTGACCTGCACTTCGGGCGTGTTGTGCCATTTACCGAAAGCCGAGGTATTGTATCCATAGGCTTTCAGCACTTCCGCCATCGTTGCCGACGTCTTCGGAATCACGCCACTGAACCCATCGAAATCGTTGGCGACCGCAGCAATCTGACCATTGCCGACGCGCGTATGGTTGCGACCGGTCAACAGTGCGGCGCGAGTCGGCGAGCACATGGCCGTGGAGTGAAAGCGGTTGTAAGAAACACCCGAGCGGGCAATCCGACTGAGCGTTGGTGTGTTGATTTCCCCACCGTACGTTGACGGGGTTCCGGCCCCGACGTCGTCAATGAGGACGATCAGAATGTTCGGTGCGTCAGGTGACACGTATTTCGGTTCAACACGTTTGTTATACGTTGAACTCTCGATCGTCACGCCTGCCTGCGATCCCGAAGGAGCTGGCGGAAACGGCAAGATGTCCTGGGCGTAAGAGCTCGAAGAAGTCACAATCAATACGGCAAAGAGAATTCGGTTCATTGCTGTTTGATCCTTAAAATTACAGGTTGAAATGGAGATCGGGATATCAACCGGAACTTGATGCGAATGTAGCTCGTCACCTACTTCAAGTCAACGTGCACCGAATCGATTGCAGGGCTCTTGAATTATTGATGGCACGGGCGAACCTATGATAACTGGGGTCGGATGGGCCGGTTCATATATCTCACCCGATGCTCGAGAGGCAGTCTCACTTGTCGAAAAGGTGGCCCCGTGGGAGCATTCCGTTGAAGCATTCTACAATTTTCGTGTGACTCCATCTGCGCACCTATCGTTTCATGCTCAAGTCGCCGATCTTGCGACATCAACGGCGTCGGTTTCGCAATTGCAGATCGATTTTTAGTCACGTTTGATATTTTGAATGCCCAGCTCTGGCGGACTCCGCGAGCAAACATTCATACGACCAAGCAGTGTGAACATTCACTCCGCAAATGTCTTCACTGCAATTGCTTATGGCTAGTGTCAACGCATCTTGAAACGATGCCGACAGACCGGCATACTCGCGCAAGGTGCCTCGCTTTCGGTACGCCTGGATCGCAGCGTCTCGTTTGCCAGGGGACGTTCTGACAATCATGTGACTAACAACTTCCATGGTTTCCTTTCCTCGCGTCGCGGATGTCCGTTGTGGATCGCGGAGTGATCCACGACAAAAGTTACTCGATCGCGTTCTTGAACACCTTTCCGCCTTTCATGATCAACGCGAGATTCTTTTTTGGCTCGGTCAGCACTTCGATGTCCTCCAGCGGGTTGCCGTCGATCAGCAGGATGTCGGCGTAAGCCCCTTCTTCAATCACTCCTAGCTTTGCCGGATACGGATTGCGTTTCCCGCACAGGGCCAGCAATTCGCCAGCTCGTCCGGTCGCCTGTTGCAGGATCTCGGCGTTGCTGAACCATTTTGTTCGGTGAGTGAATTCGTGGTTCATGCCACGCACTTGCTCGGGCGAAGAAATGATGTCGGTTCCGAAGACGATCTTCTTGATACCGATCTTCTTTGCGGCACGGAACATCGTATCGAGCCCGTTGAACGCTCTATCCATTTTCGCCTTGCGATCCGCATCAAAACCGGGCGGATAGTAACTGTAAATGGATACCTGCGGAGAAAGCCACACATCTTTCTCTTTCATCAATCGCAGCGTCTCTTCGTCGATGAGATTCGCGTGCTCGATAGATTTCACTCCGGCATGGATGGCCCGTTGGATCGCCTTGGGATTGTAAGCGTGAGTCAGCACGTAGGTGCCGTAATCTTCCGCCGTCTGCACGGCCGCTTTGATTTCGTCAGCCGTGAATTCCTGCACGTAAAGCGGATCGTGCGAAGAAGTGACTCCGCCGCTGACCGCCAGTTTAATTTGCGATGCGCCGCGCCGAAGGTTTTCGCGAACGGCTTTCATAACTTCCGTTCGGCCGTCGGCGGTCACCGCCATTCCGTATCGCTCAAACGTGCTCTTGCCGCCACCAATTAGCTGACTCTTGTCGGCATCCGAACGAAAGTCCGAGTGTCCCGATGTTTGGCTGATCATTGGTCCCGAGGGATAGATTCGAGGACCGTCGACGAGCCCGCGATCAATCGCCGCCTTGAGCGAGAACGAGTTTCCCGAAGCGTCGCGGACCGACGTGAACCCGTTCATCAACATTGTTTCGGCCGTCGGGATCGAACGGTACGCAAATGCGAACTCATCGCTGAACAGGCCTTCCATCTGAGTCACCTGCAACATGATGTGCGTGTGGCAGTCGATGAATCCAGGCGTCAGAACTCGCCCGCCCGCGTCGATCACATTGGCGTTTTCAGGGGAATCCAATGAAGCGCCGATCGCTTTGATCTTGTCGCCTTCGATCAGCACGGACATCGGTGCCGACAGCGAGTCTGCGTTGCCGTCAAAGATGCGAGCGTTGTTGATCAATACCGAAGCGGGAGCCGCCTTTTGGCTGGCCGAGTCCGTCGTTTGCGCTTGCAGGGAAGCGGAGGCCAGCAGCAAAACGGAAAAAAAGAATGCCGGGAACGAAGGTAGTTGTTTCATTTTCATTTTCATGGTCTGGAAGCGTGATTCTGGAATCGCCAAGTCGTTTGTCCTGGATGTTGTTTAATTGTCAGGGAGACTGCCCGTGCCGGCCCCCCCCCCACGGATCAGAGGATTTCTTCGTCGTTTTACGCACGCCGGGCAGCCAGCGTCACGATGATGTTCCGGGTTCGCTTAGTGCTGGAACGCTGATTTAAGCTTTTGTTCCGCTTCGACCGACAGGTTGGTCGCGAGAACTTCAACATTCATCGACGAAAACGCTTCGGTCACACGGTCCTCAACGGCATCGGTGGACATCAGAAACAGAGCCGAGGTCCCTTCGGTCACTTTACCCTTCACGTCATTGATAAACCGATCATCGATCCCAAAGTCAGTGAACGCGCCGCCAATCGCGCCAGCGGCGGCTCCGATTAAGGCACCCATGATCGGCATGAAAAATATCATCCCGAACAACAGTCCCCAAAACGTACCATCAAGCGCACCAATCGTGGTCATGTCCAACGCCTGCTTGGTTTTGGGTTTTTTCGCGCCCTGCGGCCACGAAACGGTCGCCGCATCGACGACTTTAATTAACGATTGCTTCTGCAACTCTTCAAGTTTTTCCAGTGCCTGCGTGGCTCCGTCTGAGTCGTCAAATTTCAATACAGTGAGTGTCGCCATGTTTTAGGATTCCTATTTCAAGTGAGAGTAAGAACTTCTGTTTGTGATTGAGTTTGAATTTGTGCGTCCGAGCGACGCGATGCTTTAGGTGGCCTGCTCTGCTTCGGCCAGCCAGTCCATGGCGGTCGCTTTGTCGGCGTGATCGAAGTGCTTCAGTTCCGCGGCGACGAAGTGATCGGCTAGCGACGGCAGGTGACTCAAGACGCTGTCGTCGGTGACCAACGCGACTCGCTTGATGTCGTGGTGATGGTTCTTAATAAATCGGAAATGCGAAAACATCGACGATAGGTTCGCCCAACCGGGAAACGACTTCGCTTCGACCATCAACCCGCCAAGAGGTCCGCCGCTTTCAATGATCGGATCGACTTCCTGAGCCACCTGTTCAAAATCACTGGACGTGAGCGGATCGGATGGCTGAAGCACAAGAATCCGCTTGGACTCAATCCACTGGTGGCTGAGCGGAATATGGTCCTGCTCCATCCACGCTCGAGCCGCATCGACTTCGCTGGCGTCAAAGTACTTGATTTTGGCCATCGTGAAGGGACGGCAAACAAGCGTCATCCACTTTTCCCATTGCGATTCGCCGACGATCGCCAGTCGTTCGATGTCGCGAAAGTGTCGAAAGCCAAACTTGGTGTCTTCCCAAACCGCCGCCATGTCCCAGCCATGGAAATCGTGCATCACCACCAGCATCCGCACCTTGCCACGCTCCTTGATCTGCTCTTCCGCCAAAGGGACAAATTCATCGTATGCCTCCTTGGTCAACTTGCCGGTCAAACGGACTTCGATGTACTTGTCGGATTCCACTTCTTCGATGTGAAACATTTTTCTAATTCCTGTTGGGGACATGCCAGTGATGGCCGGAATGGAACTGAACGAGACTGAACGAAACTGAACTGAACAGAACGGAACTGAACTTACGGACGCTCTACAAAACTAGGGTCTGGTTGAATTTGCGAACTCGGGTTCTCCGACGATGTTGCCAGCGATAAGGTTCTTGATATCGGATTCCGAATACCCGAGTTCACTTAAAACGTTGGTCGCGTCGGAGCCTACTTGATGAGGCGGATGAGGCGACAGCAGCGGTTTGCCTTCTTCTGCGGCGAACCAGGTTGCTAAGAACACGTTGGCCGAGTAGCCATCGGTGCCACGACGTTCGACGTGAATCGTTGGCGTGGGGTTCTTTTCGTGAATCGCCGAGACTTCGTGACACGTCTGCACCGGAACGGCGGGAACGTTTCGTTCGGCAAGCATCGCAAGGGCGGCGTCACGGGTCAGGGACTGCAAATCGGAACTCAGATCCGAATCGGCTTGAGCAAAAATCCAACCGTCGGAAAGCTGATACACCCGAGCACCCGCTGTCATCCCAGTCGCTTCGGTGCCTCGGGCGGACGCCGGTTCGTCGGACTGTTGCAGCAAGCATTGCGTCAACGTCGCCGCAACCGCCAAGCTGCTGGCGGCGTGGTCCGATGGCCGTGGCTTGGATTGCGCGTCGTTGGTTTGCGCGTCGTTGGTCGTAGCACCGTGGAGCGCGGAGCGATCCACGACAGACTGATAGAGCGCGGCCAGGCCTGCCCAGACACCGAGGTAGCCACACAGGTAATCAACACAGGACGCGACGCCGTGCATCGCCGGGCAACCCTCGCGTCCGAATCGCGTCATCAGGCCGGTGACTCCCTGCAAAACCGGATCGTAGCCGGGATAGTTGTGATGCGGTTGGTCCGCACACTCGCCCCAGTGTGCTCCCAAGGCAAGCTGAATGATGCCGGGTTTTAGCTTATCAAGCGTCTCGCGGCCCAGCCCCATGCGTTCCCATTGAGCCTCCATTTTATTGGCCAGCACGATGTCGCATTGAGCCACGATCTTGTTCATGATTTCGCGGCCCTGGTCGGTTTCCATGTCAAGGATCAGCGATTCTTTGCCCGCCGCCGATTCGCCCGGGTACTCCAACATGACCGTCGGGCTGTGCAGCGGATTGATCTGGTCGATCTTGTAAACAGTCGCTCCCAACTCGGCCAGCATTCGCCCGTTGTTGGGGCCGGCGATCACGTTGGTGAAGTCGGCCACCTTGACGCCCTCGAGCGGACGATGGTGCGGTGATTGGTCAGAACTTTGCGCCAAATCGCGACTGGCTGACCCCTCGACTTGTCCGCGCGTCATTGCCTGCAGCGGCGGATACGGCTGGGCGCTGTCGATCCAGCCAACGCGTCCGATCTGCGGCCGCGAATGCCCTTCGACTTTGGCGAAGATTTTCGCGGCATGAGCCGCCGAACTTTCTTTCCACTGTTGCCACGAATTGAGTCCACCAAACGCGATCTTCAGTTCGCCCGCCAACCGTTGCTCCCATTGGGCAGCCGTCTTCTGTTTGAATGCCTCGGCAAGCTCGCCGGCAAGCCACGACGAATTCTCGAACGTCAAACTGACGCCTTCTGCCAAGTTCTTGCCTCGGTGCTTCAGGTTCTCTGCGCGGTACGGGTTGACGTCCACCATGCCCCGCTCAATCGCCTTGTCGTAGATTCCCAGCTCTTTCAAAAGCCGCTCGCACAAGCGTCGATTGATCGCACCAAGCGGCATCACGAGCCGCCCATCGGACGTTTCGTAAGGCGACGCCAGCGGGATCAGTTGTTGTTCAAGCCACAGTTCTTTTTCGGGATCGTTCTTTGCCGACTCGATCAGTTGCATGAACTCTTCTTTGGTCATCGACGTGGGACTGCCACCGGTCACATCGACCGGCCGCAGGTGCTCCGGAAGTCCCTCGACCTTCATCGCCAGAGACCCGATCGCCGAAACGCCGCCCGCCAACCGTGAAGTCCACAAGTCACGGCCCTGTCCCGTCCGCTGGCGGTCGAACAAAGCCGCTGCGACCAAATTGGCTCCCGTGACCGCCGCATAGATCGAACACAGCGGCAGCGGCGTATAGGTCACCGGTCGGCCCAGCAGTTTCCCGGTGGTCGCCATGTCGGTGAAGAATCCGACCAGCGCGTTGAGCAAGTCTTCGCTG
This DNA window, taken from Fuerstiella marisgermanici, encodes the following:
- a CDS encoding metal-dependent hydrolase family protein gives rise to the protein MKQLPSFPAFFFSVLLLASASLQAQTTDSASQKAAPASVLINNARIFDGNADSLSAPMSVLIEGDKIKAIGASLDSPENANVIDAGGRVLTPGFIDCHTHIMLQVTQMEGLFSDEFAFAYRSIPTAETMLMNGFTSVRDASGNSFSLKAAIDRGLVDGPRIYPSGPMISQTSGHSDFRSDADKSQLIGGGKSTFERYGMAVTADGRTEVMKAVRENLRRGASQIKLAVSGGVTSSHDPLYVQEFTADEIKAAVQTAEDYGTYVLTHAYNPKAIQRAIHAGVKSIEHANLIDEETLRLMKEKDVWLSPQVSIYSYYPPGFDADRKAKMDRAFNGLDTMFRAAKKIGIKKIVFGTDIISSPEQVRGMNHEFTHRTKWFSNAEILQQATGRAGELLALCGKRNPYPAKLGVIEEGAYADILLIDGNPLEDIEVLTEPKKNLALIMKGGKVFKNAIE
- a CDS encoding STAS/SEC14 domain-containing protein is translated as MFHIEEVESDKYIEVRLTGKLTKEAYDEFVPLAEEQIKERGKVRMLVVMHDFHGWDMAAVWEDTKFGFRHFRDIERLAIVGESQWEKWMTLVCRPFTMAKIKYFDASEVDAARAWMEQDHIPLSHQWIESKRILVLQPSDPLTSSDFEQVAQEVDPIIESGGPLGGLMVEAKSFPGWANLSSMFSHFRFIKNHHHDIKRVALVTDDSVLSHLPSLADHFVAAELKHFDHADKATAMDWLAEAEQAT
- a CDS encoding DUF1269 domain-containing protein — its product is MATLTVLKFDDSDGATQALEKLEELQKQSLIKVVDAATVSWPQGAKKPKTKQALDMTTIGALDGTFWGLLFGMIFFMPIMGALIGAAAGAIGGAFTDFGIDDRFINDVKGKVTEGTSALFLMSTDAVEDRVTEAFSSMNVEVLATNLSVEAEQKLKSAFQH
- a CDS encoding CoA transferase codes for the protein MSQQRQPYDGIRIAERSNLLTGRLIGQMFADQGATVYVERADDYSADEHDEYLDRNKIAVAPSSLDDTHTMDVIIVDGSDQVPRLPGQTVLHVVAALPGDEVYGHLPDDCSEDLLNALVGFFTDMATTGKLLGRPVTYTPLPLCSIYAAVTGANLVAAALFDRQRTGQGRDLWTSRLAGGVSAIGSLAMKVEGLPEHLRPVDVTGGSPTSMTKEEFMQLIESAKNDPEKELWLEQQLIPLASPYETSDGRLVMPLGAINRRLCERLLKELGIYDKAIERGMVDVNPYRAENLKHRGKNLAEGVSLTFENSSWLAGELAEAFKQKTAAQWEQRLAGELKIAFGGLNSWQQWKESSAAHAAKIFAKVEGHSRPQIGRVGWIDSAQPYPPLQAMTRGQVEGSASRDLAQSSDQSPHHRPLEGVKVADFTNVIAGPNNGRMLAELGATVYKIDQINPLHSPTVMLEYPGESAAGKESLILDMETDQGREIMNKIVAQCDIVLANKMEAQWERMGLGRETLDKLKPGIIQLALGAHWGECADQPHHNYPGYDPVLQGVTGLMTRFGREGCPAMHGVASCVDYLCGYLGVWAGLAALYQSVVDRSALHGATTNDAQTNDAQSKPRPSDHAASSLAVAATLTQCLLQQSDEPASARGTEATGMTAGARVYQLSDGWIFAQADSDLSSDLQSLTRDAALAMLAERNVPAVPVQTCHEVSAIHEKNPTPTIHVERRGTDGYSANVFLATWFAAEEGKPLLSPHPPHQVGSDATNVLSELGYSESDIKNLIAGNIVGEPEFANSTRP
- a CDS encoding arylsulfatase codes for the protein MNRILFAVLIVTSSSSYAQDILPFPPAPSGSQAGVTIESSTYNKRVEPKYVSPDAPNILIVLIDDVGAGTPSTYGGEINTPTLSRIARSGVSYNRFHSTAMCSPTRAALLTGRNHTRVGNGQIAAVANDFDGFSGVIPKTSATMAEVLKAYGYNTSAFGKWHNTPEVQVTNKGPFEYWPTGYGFEYFYGFLAGEASQYEPTMVRNTNYVERPETSGGNDHYHLSEDLADDAITWLRDQKTYAPDKPFFMYWAPGASHGPHQVSKEWADKYNGKFDDGWDTYRERVFANQKKLGWIPEGTQLTPRMESMASWESIPEDEKPFQRRLMEIFAGFTEHADAQVGRIIDELERQERLDNTLVLYIWGDNGSSAEGLYGTISEQLTQNGIQTKISQHLDALEELGGLDALGGPKTDNMYHAGWAWAGSTPYRGTKLQGAYFGGTRQPMAVSWPARLKTDKVARSQFHHVVDIAPTIYDLLDISLPQVVNGFTQDPIDGLSMAYSLNDPNAEGRRHTQFFDIMASRGVYHDGWFASARGPREPWVGGIPPGIREWSPLTDKWELFNIEEDWSQSNDLAKVNPKKLAEMKALFLTESAKNKNLPIGGGLWSSVLYHPEDAPATPYTQWSFYGPVSGTPESAAPKLGKVSSKVAMDVNVPAGACGVLYALAGFSGGLTCYMDDGKLCYEFNLFEIERTKVRSKTPISAGKHRIEVVSKLVKKIGGPIDISLLVDGKEVAKGRVPRGLSLHFTGNATFDIGRDQDSPVSLDYYDRAPFAFDGKIQTTEIRYLESK